A genome region from Magnolia sinica isolate HGM2019 chromosome 8, MsV1, whole genome shotgun sequence includes the following:
- the LOC131253693 gene encoding NAD(P)H-quinone oxidoreductase subunit N, chloroplastic isoform X2 has protein sequence MASLVLPSNGAHVSFRRSRSAACVRNGGRQRMTVRCGIGDLIGGDLAKLDLGRWLDDVEKHKALAIYTPHEGGYEGRYLTRLRYQGYKFLDLSARGLGDPETTLTKIHPVCPVLSKAELQFLALLPSLRPKVKVIAECGNWRKVMWKPLKEIAGLTQDGASSPVSTQGMS, from the exons ATGGCGAGCTTGGTGTTGCCTTCAAACGGTGCGCACGTTAGCTTCAGGAGGTCACGGTCGGCGGCTTGTGTCAGGAATGGTGGGAGGCAGAGAATGACGGTGAGATGCGGGATCGGGGATCTGATAGGAGGGGATCTGGCGAAGCTGGATCTGGGCCGTTGGTTGGACGACGTGGAGAAGCACAAGGCGCTGGCGATATACACCCCGCACGAGGGAGGGTACGAGGGGCGCTATCTTACGCGGCTGAGGTACCAGGGCTACAAATTCCTGGATCTCTCTGCTCGAGGGCTTGGCGATCCCGAAACTACCCTTACCAAGATCCACCCCGTCTGCCCt GTTCTATCAAAAGCTGAGCTGCAGTTCCTAGCATTGCTTCCAAGCCTCCGCCCCAAAGTCAAGGTCATTGCTGAATGTGGAAACTG GAGAAAAGTCATGTGGAAACCACTCAAAGAAATTGCAGGACTAACTCAAGATGGTGCATCATCTCCAGTCTCAACTCAAGGAATGTCCTAA
- the LOC131253693 gene encoding NAD(P)H-quinone oxidoreductase subunit N, chloroplastic isoform X1 yields MASLVLPSNGAHVSFRRSRSAACVRNGGRQRMTVRCGIGDLIGGDLAKLDLGRWLDDVEKHKALAIYTPHEGGYEGRYLTRLRYQGYKFLDLSARGLGDPETTLTKIHPVCPAHLGRQPIARWYFPPEVDYRLSLLPSNAKGLVVWIIEAKVLSKAELQFLALLPSLRPKVKVIAECGNWRKVMWKPLKEIAGLTQDGASSPVSTQGMS; encoded by the exons ATGGCGAGCTTGGTGTTGCCTTCAAACGGTGCGCACGTTAGCTTCAGGAGGTCACGGTCGGCGGCTTGTGTCAGGAATGGTGGGAGGCAGAGAATGACGGTGAGATGCGGGATCGGGGATCTGATAGGAGGGGATCTGGCGAAGCTGGATCTGGGCCGTTGGTTGGACGACGTGGAGAAGCACAAGGCGCTGGCGATATACACCCCGCACGAGGGAGGGTACGAGGGGCGCTATCTTACGCGGCTGAGGTACCAGGGCTACAAATTCCTGGATCTCTCTGCTCGAGGGCTTGGCGATCCCGAAACTACCCTTACCAAGATCCACCCCGTCTGCCCt GCCCACTTAGGAAGGCAGCCCATCGCAAGATGGTATTTCCCGCCAGAGGTTGATTACAGACTATCTTTGCTACCTTCCAATGCCAAAGGGCTtgtggtctggatcattgaagcTAAG GTTCTATCAAAAGCTGAGCTGCAGTTCCTAGCATTGCTTCCAAGCCTCCGCCCCAAAGTCAAGGTCATTGCTGAATGTGGAAACTG GAGAAAAGTCATGTGGAAACCACTCAAAGAAATTGCAGGACTAACTCAAGATGGTGCATCATCTCCAGTCTCAACTCAAGGAATGTCCTAA